One segment of Hydrogenothermus marinus DNA contains the following:
- the cmr6 gene encoding type III-B CRISPR module RAMP protein Cmr6: METRKVVPKETSQILKNFNHIDNISLLLNKYLDFLTFNKNKLNANEISFIKAINYISFIKDDEVYNEALKKVFEINYRRNRFKINSKNFEKEVVENTKERVENYRNYLIKGNGNKNLNKILEKIKERQKNSSDCSYQLTTKSRLIIGLGISSVLETSIKLHHIYGIPYIPSSAIKGVLRAYRIWKLANWDEEKYKEIETRIDDYKGKPEENISEEEKKIIEIFGNQNQKGKLIILDAYPEKFEGFDVDIMNPHYPNYYTNDKNPEPPADWQNPTPITFLAIPEGTTFNFYFKNAESYDRDLEKLRIDLQEAFEKIGIGAKTSLGYGILE; encoded by the coding sequence ATGGAAACAAGAAAAGTAGTCCCTAAAGAAACCAGTCAAATTTTGAAAAATTTTAATCATATAGATAATATATCTTTATTGTTAAATAAATATTTAGATTTTTTAACTTTTAATAAAAATAAATTAAATGCAAATGAAATCTCATTTATAAAAGCAATAAATTACATAAGTTTTATAAAAGATGATGAAGTTTATAATGAGGCTTTGAAGAAGGTTTTTGAAATAAACTATAGAAGAAATAGATTTAAGATAAATAGTAAAAATTTTGAAAAGGAAGTTGTAGAAAACACAAAAGAAAGAGTTGAAAATTATAGAAATTATTTAATAAAAGGAAATGGGAATAAAAATTTAAATAAAATTTTGGAAAAAATTAAAGAAAGGCAAAAAAATTCATCTGATTGTTCTTATCAGTTAACAACTAAATCAAGACTAATAATTGGTCTTGGTATATCTTCTGTTTTAGAAACCTCTATAAAACTTCATCATATTTATGGAATTCCTTATATTCCATCGTCAGCTATAAAAGGAGTTCTGAGAGCTTACAGAATTTGGAAATTAGCAAATTGGGATGAAGAAAAATATAAGGAAATAGAAACCAGAATTGATGATTATAAAGGTAAACCAGAGGAAAATATATCAGAAGAAGAAAAGAAAATTATTGAAATTTTTGGAAACCAAAATCAAAAAGGAAAATTAATAATCTTAGATGCATATCCGGAGAAATTTGAAGGATTTGATGTAGATATTATGAACCCCCATTATCCTAATTATTATACAAATGATAAAAATCCAGAGCCACCAGCAGACTGGCAAAATCCAACACCAATAACATTTTTAGCTATTCCAGAAGGAACAACTTTTAATTTTTACTTTAAAAATGCTGAAAGTTATGATAGAGATTTAGAAAAATTAAGAATAGACCTACAAGAAGCTTTTGAAAAAATAGGAATAGGAGCAAAAACATCCTTAGGATATGGAATATTAGAATAA
- the cmr5 gene encoding type III-B CRISPR module-associated protein Cmr5 — MNTKENQTLEQKRAKYAFDMINKIKGKNYEKDFNSLISKMPTLILTNGLGNSFAFLFSKGKDHHLATIYTISNWLFNEFDIKIFNQEIEDISLDNLGKIKEKIDQILNPLVLQADTQTYIFATEESLRLLNWLRRFASSMLKSEEQ; from the coding sequence ATGAATACTAAAGAAAATCAAACATTAGAGCAAAAAAGAGCAAAATATGCATTTGATATGATAAATAAAATAAAAGGTAAAAATTATGAAAAGGATTTTAACTCTCTAATATCAAAAATGCCAACTTTAATATTAACTAATGGACTTGGTAATTCTTTTGCTTTTCTATTTTCTAAAGGAAAAGATCACCATTTGGCTACAATATATACAATTTCCAACTGGCTATTTAATGAATTTGATATAAAGATTTTCAATCAAGAAATTGAAGATATATCCTTAGATAATTTAGGAAAAATAAAAGAAAAAATAGATCAGATTTTAAATCCATTAGTATTACAAGCAGATACACAAACCTATATTTTTGCAACTGAAGAGAGTTTAAGACTTTTAAACTGGCTTAGAAGATTTGCAAGTTCAATGCTAAAGAGTGAGGAACAATAA
- the cas8a1 gene encoding type I-B CRISPR-associated protein Cas8b1/Cst1, with protein sequence MERVYLGDWLYNAGIIGFLKINSHLWDVKNHELKSKDENLLKIGENYIEFDRKIFDGFAKRYFDYAFNQYGRYDHIVSLFNEYLKDLESLENPKEEIISEIHTRLNKILSGFSLLKKKLGKLPSKNIVKKDLTQLTNFLKNALKILKEDKEEFWETDVQIYLRGIYGQKSFLNLSVNKNRFQKFQKDFEETLLENKNKKDKKYKCINCSIRQAKKDTIFDTGISKFYGLNPDSINFVWNFNSKLPLCEICEIIYFSYFAGLTPFRKDNKPVYYFVNSDTSIENLLKENLILEQKLTTDISENKFIDFFTELVLMSQSEKARYFLANTVVIELDLNSDTMPKIYSFNISKEKAEYLQKNKEDLKKLSKTFYEIKNERFSILPQILEKILDNSLSYEFLNNLLRIYLKKVNNSVYYKTNINPYQMQILNLLIKDFLEKIIFGGRSMDISNNELWFVYNKGAQLAKKLKDKNAENKIQSIAYKLLNALRVGNTNQFMDILIRTYMAFEEEIPSSFVKTISDKNLLYPLGYSFLNGFLGKELNKEGLNNE encoded by the coding sequence ATGGAGAGGGTTTATTTAGGAGATTGGCTTTATAATGCAGGAATTATAGGATTTTTAAAGATAAATTCTCATTTATGGGATGTTAAAAATCACGAATTAAAATCTAAAGATGAAAATTTATTAAAGATAGGGGAAAACTATATAGAGTTTGATAGAAAAATATTTGATGGATTTGCAAAAAGATATTTTGATTATGCATTTAACCAATATGGAAGATATGATCATATAGTTTCATTATTTAATGAATATTTAAAAGATTTAGAAAGTCTTGAAAATCCAAAAGAGGAAATAATATCTGAAATACATACAAGACTAAATAAAATACTATCAGGCTTTAGCCTCTTGAAGAAAAAATTAGGGAAATTACCTTCTAAAAACATAGTTAAAAAAGATTTAACTCAACTTACAAACTTTCTGAAAAATGCTTTAAAAATTTTAAAAGAAGATAAAGAAGAATTTTGGGAAACTGATGTGCAAATATACTTAAGAGGGATTTATGGACAAAAAAGTTTTTTAAATTTATCAGTAAATAAAAATAGATTTCAAAAATTCCAAAAAGATTTTGAAGAAACTTTATTAGAAAACAAAAATAAGAAAGACAAAAAATATAAATGTATAAACTGCTCAATAAGACAGGCAAAAAAAGATACTATATTTGATACAGGAATTTCAAAATTTTATGGATTAAACCCAGATAGTATAAATTTTGTATGGAATTTTAATTCAAAACTTCCTTTATGTGAGATATGTGAAATTATATACTTTTCATATTTTGCAGGTTTAACACCTTTTAGAAAGGATAATAAACCTGTATATTATTTTGTAAATTCAGATACTTCAATAGAAAATTTATTAAAAGAAAATTTAATATTAGAACAGAAATTAACAACTGATATTTCAGAAAATAAATTTATAGATTTCTTTACAGAACTTGTTTTAATGTCTCAATCAGAAAAAGCAAGATACTTTTTAGCAAATACAGTAGTTATAGAACTTGATCTAAACAGTGATACTATGCCAAAAATTTATTCTTTTAATATTTCAAAAGAAAAAGCAGAATATTTACAAAAAAATAAAGAAGATTTAAAAAAGTTATCTAAAACCTTTTATGAAATAAAAAATGAAAGATTTTCAATACTTCCTCAAATATTAGAGAAAATTTTAGATAATAGTCTTTCTTATGAATTTTTGAATAATTTATTAAGAATTTACTTAAAAAAAGTTAATAATTCTGTGTATTACAAGACAAATATTAATCCTTATCAAATGCAGATTTTAAATCTTTTAATAAAGGATTTTTTAGAAAAAATTATATTTGGAGGAAGGAGTATGGATATTTCAAATAATGAACTTTGGTTTGTTTATAACAAAGGTGCACAGCTTGCTAAAAAGTTAAAAGATAAAAATGCAGAAAATAAAATCCAGTCTATAGCTTACAAACTTTTAAATGCATTAAGAGTAGGAAATACAAATCAGTTTATGGATATTTTAATAAGAACTTATATGGCTTTTGAAGAAGAAATACCATCAAGTTTTGTAAAAACAATATCAGATAAAAATTTATTATATCCACTTGGATATAGCTTTTTAAATGGATTTCTTGGAAAAGAATTAAATAAGGAGGGATTAAATAATGAGTAA
- the cas6 gene encoding CRISPR-associated endoribonuclease Cas6, with protein MRIKITIQTNKLPIIYRHRIISLIKEALKKSDKDYKEFLYNNKITKPFCFNLVIPKKKEIKKETIQIDEKFQIEDLVFYFDNQPLNLYISAYDYRFIISLFNGLKRLKTFDFSYGNYSLVNGEKIKFYIKNVYSLNERPIKNDVIIFKTNSPIIIEDKEDNPVLFDDKNFESHLNEISNRILKSPHIKGKGLEKPLRFEPIKMQKQVVKHTLKDFREKTGKPIMYLTGNSGIFKLSGHPKDLEILYKIGIGNRTGQGFGMVEVLG; from the coding sequence ATGAGAATAAAAATAACTATTCAAACTAATAAACTTCCTATAATTTATCGTCATAGGATAATATCTCTTATTAAAGAAGCTTTAAAAAAATCAGATAAAGATTACAAAGAATTTTTATACAACAATAAAATAACAAAGCCTTTCTGTTTTAACCTTGTAATTCCAAAGAAAAAAGAAATAAAAAAAGAAACAATCCAAATAGATGAAAAATTCCAGATAGAAGATTTAGTTTTTTATTTTGATAATCAACCATTAAATTTATATATTTCAGCATATGATTATAGATTTATAATAAGCTTATTTAATGGATTGAAAAGATTAAAAACTTTTGATTTTAGTTATGGAAATTATAGTTTAGTAAATGGAGAAAAAATCAAGTTTTACATAAAAAATGTTTACTCTTTAAATGAAAGACCTATCAAAAACGATGTAATTATTTTTAAAACTAATTCACCAATAATAATAGAAGACAAAGAAGATAATCCAGTTCTTTTTGATGATAAAAATTTTGAATCTCATTTAAATGAAATATCAAACAGAATCTTAAAATCACCACATATAAAAGGAAAAGGATTAGAAAAACCTTTAAGATTTGAGCCAATAAAAATGCAAAAACAAGTAGTAAAACATACTTTAAAAGATTTTAGAGAAAAAACAGGAAAACCAATAATGTATCTAACAGGAAATTCAGGAATATTCAAGCTCTCCGGACATCCAAAAGATTTAGAAATTTTATACAAAATAGGTATAGGAAATAGAACAGGACAAGGCTTTGGAATGGTGGAGGTATTAGGATAA
- the cmr4 gene encoding type III-B CRISPR module RAMP protein Cmr4, which produces MSKKIAFYHCHTPLHIGSGTTLDVIDLPIQREAHTDYPVMPSTAIKGVIRAEYGLKESNFTPEEFPEKLEDCKKEKTICKEFFEIFGDGDQEGDIIFTDGKILLFPVKSVKGVFAWITCPLVLKRFSRDIGLDNFGEIDIKKDEAIAIGDKITIGNGNKKYVVLEELSFKVKNNNENSDVIENIHKNLPQDLQKDIEKEKIIILSDDNFKYFVKNHTEVNARTRIDQTTGTVKTGSLWYEELVPAETVFYNAIFSRTEKEKNLNKVKNFIDKKVFQFGGDETLGRGFTKVYIKEG; this is translated from the coding sequence ATGAGTAAAAAAATAGCTTTTTACCACTGCCATACACCATTACATATTGGAAGTGGAACAACCTTAGATGTTATTGATTTGCCAATTCAAAGAGAAGCACATACTGATTATCCAGTAATGCCATCAACAGCTATTAAAGGGGTAATAAGAGCGGAGTATGGATTGAAAGAATCAAATTTCACACCTGAAGAATTTCCAGAAAAACTTGAAGATTGTAAAAAGGAAAAAACAATATGTAAAGAATTTTTTGAGATTTTCGGAGATGGAGATCAAGAAGGAGATATCATCTTTACAGATGGAAAAATATTATTATTTCCGGTTAAATCAGTAAAAGGTGTTTTCGCTTGGATAACTTGTCCATTAGTTTTAAAAAGATTTTCAAGGGATATAGGCTTAGATAATTTTGGAGAAATTGATATTAAAAAAGATGAAGCAATAGCTATTGGGGATAAAATAACAATTGGAAATGGAAATAAAAAATATGTAGTTTTAGAAGAGCTTAGTTTTAAAGTTAAAAATAATAATGAAAATTCAGATGTAATAGAAAATATTCATAAAAATCTTCCTCAGGATTTACAAAAAGATATAGAAAAAGAAAAAATAATAATCCTTTCTGATGATAACTTTAAATATTTTGTAAAAAATCATACAGAAGTAAATGCAAGAACAAGAATAGATCAAACAACAGGAACAGTTAAGACAGGTAGTTTATGGTATGAAGAATTAGTACCGGCAGAAACTGTTTTTTATAATGCTATCTTTTCAAGAACAGAAAAAGAAAAAAATTTAAATAAAGTAAAGAATTTTATTGATAAAAAGGTTTTCCAATTTGGTGGAGATGAAACTTTAGGCAGAGGATTTACTAAGGTTTATATTAAGGAGGGATAA
- the cmr1 gene encoding type III-B CRISPR module RAMP protein Cmr1, with protein sequence MKEITLTVKTITPTLMGGAFSQNDGIRPSEIKAIMRFAFRLVAGKYIEHNKEGLIKLKEKESLIFGSTNQKSIFSLIVKNQSLDIKKIALLPHKNGFKNKRDMISPNSKFDLKIQVKRPINKDISIQESLDFFKALLNVASLIGIGYRKNRFNGNLELEKFSLSEEVEKIDNICKALFNESEKDIDVPLFPVLAKKPKKVYKVFSIPLKKPFRQSLNYEEFLKKVYENVIHEIESKSDYSCLLGSAKKRQGSLINFSIYNNKIFIFSFFYKDKNCFGRFNEDKDKFYKNWQKGTEEVIEKLKDNFGVKNENR encoded by the coding sequence ATGAAAGAAATAACATTAACAGTAAAAACAATAACTCCAACATTGATGGGAGGAGCTTTTTCTCAAAATGATGGCATTCGTCCTTCCGAAATAAAAGCAATAATGAGATTTGCCTTTAGACTTGTCGCAGGAAAATATATAGAACATAATAAAGAAGGTTTAATAAAATTAAAAGAAAAAGAAAGCTTAATTTTCGGTAGTACAAATCAAAAAAGTATTTTTTCATTAATAGTAAAAAATCAATCTTTAGATATTAAAAAAATTGCTTTACTTCCACATAAAAATGGATTTAAAAATAAAAGAGATATGATAAGTCCAAATAGTAAATTTGATTTAAAAATTCAAGTTAAAAGGCCAATAAACAAAGATATATCTATACAAGAAAGTTTAGATTTTTTTAAAGCATTATTAAATGTAGCTTCTTTAATAGGTATAGGTTATAGAAAAAATAGATTCAATGGTAATCTTGAATTAGAAAAATTTTCTCTATCAGAAGAAGTAGAAAAAATAGATAATATTTGTAAAGCTTTATTTAACGAAAGTGAAAAGGATATAGACGTACCTTTATTCCCAGTTTTAGCTAAAAAGCCTAAAAAAGTTTATAAGGTTTTTAGTATTCCTTTAAAAAAACCTTTTAGACAATCATTAAATTATGAAGAATTTTTAAAAAAAGTTTATGAGAATGTAATTCACGAAATAGAAAGTAAAAGTGATTATTCTTGTTTGCTTGGTTCTGCAAAAAAAAGACAAGGTTCACTTATAAATTTTTCTATATATAACAATAAAATTTTTATATTTTCCTTTTTTTATAAAGATAAGAACTGTTTTGGAAGGTTTAATGAAGATAAAGATAAATTTTATAAAAATTGGCAAAAAGGGACAGAAGAAGTAATAGAAAAATTAAAAGATAATTTTGGGGTAAAAAATGAAAACAGATAA
- a CDS encoding HIT family protein, translating into METINEKCPFCNMSNENIIIQNKHCYAIFDKYPVNKGHMLIIPFRHFDNYFDATKEEKVSILDLIDEAKEFLDKKFKPDGYNIGVNIGKYAGQTIFHVHIHLIPRYKGDMENPKGGVRGVIPGKMAY; encoded by the coding sequence ATGGAAACCATAAATGAAAAATGTCCTTTTTGTAATATGTCAAATGAAAATATAATCATTCAAAATAAGCATTGTTATGCAATATTTGATAAATATCCTGTTAATAAAGGACATATGCTTATTATTCCATTTAGGCATTTTGATAATTATTTTGATGCTACTAAGGAAGAAAAAGTAAGTATATTAGATTTGATAGATGAAGCAAAGGAATTTTTAGATAAAAAATTTAAACCAGATGGATATAACATAGGAGTTAATATAGGGAAATATGCAGGTCAGACAATTTTTCATGTACATATTCATCTTATTCCAAGATATAAAGGAGATATGGAAAATCCTAAAGGTGGAGTAAGAGGAGTTATTCCAGGTAAAATGGCTTATTGA
- a CDS encoding HNH endonuclease domain-containing protein, producing MQEAKFLRRFIERESKYASYKFALLRGIIEIIQEYDHLKLETEEEVSFPLGLLIEKWIFYYYPLIENNIPQIYGKKALTFRKELEYFIEKYKNNGGFLQFYNDYRHSKVNFKEIKKLFTKIKTAIYTGPMKHLGYTTNKTKYSIFRYENPNLKVKSKDLNIKEYLINNYGYIKFDKNLYILLKEFGSFINGTESIIFKWAKFSKNIDNSLNQEEIISLLLKSKEEIERDVYDAKKVYDKYIKNLRCVWTNKKLTKKNYEVDHALPYSITYINDLWNLLPAHSQINRKKSDMVPTPSLIESRKNQIKYYWNLLLKEYKDRFKKEVEIGLTGRINIPTSEKSLFNNAIDKLKQRAEFLIDRGYEPWKP from the coding sequence ATGCAAGAAGCTAAATTTTTAAGAAGATTTATAGAAAGAGAATCAAAATATGCATCTTATAAGTTTGCATTATTAAGAGGAATTATTGAAATAATCCAAGAGTATGATCATTTAAAATTAGAAACAGAGGAAGAAGTATCCTTTCCTTTAGGTTTACTAATTGAAAAATGGATATTTTATTACTACCCGTTAATAGAAAATAATATTCCTCAAATCTATGGAAAAAAAGCTTTAACCTTTAGAAAAGAATTAGAATATTTCATTGAAAAATACAAAAATAATGGTGGATTTTTACAGTTTTATAATGATTATAGACATTCAAAAGTTAATTTCAAAGAAATAAAGAAACTATTCACTAAAATAAAAACTGCTATTTATACTGGTCCAATGAAACATTTAGGATATACCACCAATAAAACAAAATATTCAATATTTAGATATGAAAATCCTAACTTAAAGGTAAAAAGTAAGGATTTAAACATTAAAGAATATCTAATAAATAATTATGGTTATATAAAATTTGATAAAAATCTATATATTTTATTAAAAGAATTTGGGTCTTTTATAAATGGAACAGAGTCTATAATTTTTAAATGGGCAAAATTTTCAAAAAATATAGATAATTCATTAAATCAAGAAGAAATAATATCATTACTACTTAAGAGTAAAGAAGAAATAGAAAGAGATGTTTATGATGCTAAAAAAGTTTATGACAAGTATATAAAAAATTTAAGATGTGTATGGACAAATAAAAAACTAACAAAGAAAAATTACGAAGTTGACCATGCTTTACCTTATTCTATTACATATATTAATGATTTATGGAATTTACTACCTGCCCATTCGCAAATAAATAGAAAAAAAAGTGATATGGTTCCAACGCCATCATTAATAGAATCTAGAAAAAATCAAATAAAATACTACTGGAATTTACTTTTAAAAGAATATAAAGATAGATTTAAAAAAGAAGTGGAAATAGGTTTAACAGGAAGAATAAATATTCCAACATCAGAAAAAAGTCTTTTTAATAATGCAATAGATAAATTAAAACAAAGGGCAGAATTTCTAATAGATAGAGGTTATGAACCATGGAAACCATAA
- the cas10 gene encoding type III-B CRISPR-associated protein Cas10/Cmr2, with translation MKTDKYLFQITIPSVQKLVEASRKTADLWAGSFLISYILKNTLKDLAGKYSSTKFIIPHEDLIKKDIENSFTADITNIVIFTIDIQDKNQIKDVIGCIQNSFKKHLIKVLLGNNNQKNKGISEVYEKLEEKNYLTENIKNLAEFQIENSLNLIIGATKLTNYSESRKELSKYIATLKGFKFKELDKIESFELISKENNLFPDNKNYKDYMQITNEIKPALIRGAYKCSICGERFILGATEKDFTGKEFWEFLNKKYSILIEENERLCGFCLGKRFLKDTLNKTDNIPSTSDISMKFVKEIVKKNYQEEILNILDLGKDLYEDNQNITSAIKNKDISKLDGEWLMPITWENYIKQEQDENKKNILKEIKKRLEEFYKDKDFKPIYHYAVLLMDGDNMGKKISKLETEEKQKELSKYLSEFTKKVKGIVEKNHKGFLVYAGGDDVLALLPVQSALDCANEIQKEFNQDLNKKIKDKYFPNEKDLDYHFTMSAGLILAHHRLPLNYVLSEVRNAESKAKKDGKNQIHIKYIKHSYSFAETSLKWDQIETFNNLVEKAEKIPATLATQYYELVSSFDDKSYDKNLVMELATYLMKKKNLKDEIKQLLIDLTDYETTIKDFSYRIKMAKFIKSNTVKEVSHATA, from the coding sequence ATGAAAACAGATAAATACCTTTTCCAAATAACAATACCATCTGTTCAAAAATTGGTAGAAGCTTCAAGGAAAACTGCAGATTTATGGGCCGGAAGTTTTTTAATTTCATATATTTTGAAAAATACATTAAAAGATTTGGCAGGAAAATATAGCTCTACTAAATTTATTATCCCTCATGAAGATTTAATAAAAAAAGATATTGAAAACAGTTTTACTGCAGACATCACTAATATTGTCATATTTACAATAGATATTCAAGATAAAAATCAAATAAAAGATGTAATAGGTTGTATACAAAATTCTTTTAAAAAGCATTTAATAAAAGTTCTTCTTGGAAATAATAATCAAAAAAATAAAGGCATTAGTGAAGTATATGAGAAGTTAGAAGAAAAAAATTATCTAACTGAAAACATTAAAAATTTAGCAGAATTTCAAATAGAAAATTCTTTAAATCTAATAATAGGTGCAACAAAATTAACAAATTATTCAGAAAGTAGAAAAGAATTATCAAAATATATAGCTACATTAAAAGGTTTTAAATTTAAAGAGTTAGATAAAATTGAAAGTTTTGAGTTAATAAGCAAAGAAAATAACCTATTTCCTGATAATAAAAATTATAAAGATTATATGCAGATAACAAATGAAATAAAACCTGCATTAATTAGAGGAGCTTATAAATGCTCTATCTGTGGTGAAAGATTCATTCTTGGAGCTACAGAAAAAGATTTTACAGGAAAAGAATTTTGGGAATTTTTAAATAAAAAATATTCCATCTTAATAGAAGAAAATGAAAGGCTTTGCGGCTTTTGTCTTGGAAAAAGATTTTTAAAAGATACTCTCAATAAAACTGATAATATACCATCTACAAGTGATATTTCTATGAAATTTGTTAAAGAAATAGTTAAGAAAAATTATCAAGAAGAAATACTTAACATATTAGATTTGGGAAAAGATTTATATGAAGATAATCAAAATATAACTTCTGCCATCAAAAATAAAGATATATCCAAATTAGATGGTGAATGGCTAATGCCAATTACTTGGGAAAACTACATAAAGCAGGAACAAGATGAAAATAAAAAGAATATATTAAAAGAAATTAAGAAACGATTAGAAGAGTTCTATAAAGATAAAGATTTTAAACCTATATATCATTATGCAGTCTTACTTATGGATGGCGATAATATGGGTAAAAAAATTTCCAAATTAGAAACAGAAGAAAAACAAAAAGAACTTAGTAAATATCTTTCAGAATTTACTAAAAAAGTAAAAGGTATAGTTGAAAAAAATCATAAAGGTTTTCTTGTTTATGCAGGTGGAGATGATGTTTTAGCTTTATTGCCAGTTCAGTCAGCTTTAGATTGTGCTAATGAAATTCAAAAAGAATTTAATCAAGATTTAAATAAAAAGATAAAAGATAAATATTTTCCAAATGAAAAGGATTTAGATTATCATTTTACAATGAGCGCAGGACTTATATTAGCTCATCATAGGCTTCCACTTAATTATGTATTATCAGAAGTGCGAAATGCAGAATCAAAAGCTAAAAAAGATGGCAAAAATCAGATACATATTAAATATATAAAACATTCTTATTCTTTTGCAGAAACTTCTTTAAAATGGGATCAAATAGAAACATTTAATAATCTTGTAGAAAAAGCAGAAAAAATACCAGCTACTTTAGCAACTCAATATTATGAGTTGGTAAGTTCTTTTGATGATAAAAGTTATGATAAAAATTTAGTAATGGAACTTGCTACATACTTAATGAAGAAGAAAAATTTAAAAGATGAAATAAAGCAGTTATTAATTGATTTAACAGATTATGAAACAACTATAAAAGATTTTTCATACAGAATAAAAATGGCAAAATTCATAAAATCAAATACAGTAAAGGAAGTAAGCCATGCTACAGCTTAA
- a CDS encoding type III-B CRISPR module-associated Cmr3 family protein, producing MLQLKPYDLLIFGDGKPFNASQQNFRQGRFFLNPIPVVSAVNKILTFKENSEFSESSIEFLAFKKNGEVFFKTPADILKVKNTGEIKFPKLKKLEGEFYSNLDQDIEYILDYEEERKTESINEYISLKDLLSYLLKDENKDNNKNDKGKQNKKLTFAKLYDVESRVGIALDRKTRNTKEGFLYFQDFIRFKEDVSLVVKLKNDKYKEKIKSIEFLTLGGESKISIVDEDIDYREEFEKEKNKIMEKINETGFFKIVLLTPTNAIPEIEGAKLILQVSYPVINYSSWINIYKDKRDKYPSRMFKIIPEGSVFYYKLEDKNNLGEIFNKYWLKPSFFVNEYPFFDKKFPIGFGLSIILAVNLEGKNE from the coding sequence ATGCTACAGCTTAAACCATACGATTTATTAATTTTTGGAGATGGAAAACCTTTTAATGCCTCACAGCAAAATTTTAGACAGGGAAGATTCTTTTTAAATCCTATTCCTGTAGTATCTGCAGTTAATAAAATATTAACTTTTAAAGAAAATTCAGAATTTTCAGAAAGTAGCATAGAATTTTTAGCTTTTAAAAAGAATGGAGAAGTATTTTTTAAAACACCGGCAGATATATTAAAAGTAAAAAATACAGGCGAAATAAAATTTCCAAAACTGAAAAAATTAGAAGGAGAGTTTTACTCAAACTTAGACCAAGATATAGAATATATTTTAGATTATGAAGAAGAAAGAAAAACAGAATCTATAAACGAATATATATCTTTAAAAGATTTATTATCTTACTTATTAAAAGATGAAAACAAAGATAATAATAAAAATGATAAAGGAAAGCAAAATAAAAAATTAACATTTGCAAAATTATATGATGTTGAGTCAAGAGTAGGAATAGCATTAGATAGAAAAACAAGAAATACAAAAGAAGGATTCTTATACTTTCAAGATTTTATTAGATTTAAAGAAGATGTTTCATTAGTAGTAAAGCTAAAAAATGATAAATATAAAGAAAAAATAAAAAGTATAGAATTTTTAACCTTAGGGGGAGAAAGTAAAATATCTATAGTTGATGAGGATATTGACTATAGAGAAGAATTTGAAAAAGAAAAAAATAAGATAATGGAAAAAATCAATGAAACAGGATTTTTTAAAATAGTTTTATTAACACCTACCAATGCTATTCCTGAAATAGAAGGAGCTAAACTTATCTTACAGGTTTCATATCCAGTAATAAATTACAGCAGTTGGATAAATATTTACAAAGATAAAAGAGATAAATATCCAAGTAGAATGTTTAAAATTATTCCAGAAGGTTCTGTCTTTTATTATAAATTAGAAGATAAAAATAATTTAGGTGAGATATTTAATAAATATTGGCTAAAACCATCATTTTTTGTAAATGAATATCCATTTTTTGATAAAAAATTTCCAATAGGATTTGGATTATCTATTATATTAGCAGTAAACTTGGAGGGAAAAAATGAGTAA